One genomic region from Halococcus qingdaonensis encodes:
- a CDS encoding carboxypeptidase-like regulatory domain-containing protein, translated as MTAEKRTRTRSLTPLGCGLVIAIVVLSAIALPVGTALGHTDDVGIRQVANNSSVQQEDPQAVDDDGNVSELQGALSDRLGETLIDCSEGLEVGNYDACNRSKEYPDWLGKYVNVTRSSDSETNNTDEFQEARDNQTSYTNDVQRFRKTVDQYRTARESGRTERARRLARRAQRLSQQINETGARLTDDYRAIDNGTTQNFSAAIATTNETTENVSAVADTLSVEQFVNTTVTASTADNRITFNDSLVVSGYLRTANGTPLANRTVVLEADNRLRRTTTDKAGQYVITYRPALLPLDTRRLTVRYRPSTLSIYRSNRTTVPIDVRQVTPTLQAETTPKTVGFDELLSVTGRVAVNDSGVGSVPVAVSIDGQEFTLADGSRVRTGSEGRFKMAHELPADVAPGRQRVRVSMPLENRSVARTNTSIPVTITRTPTQLSLNATQESVNGSAVGGPIVHVEGQLSANGTPVTNQTVAVGLNNSTTSVTTDENGSYDANVTVPEGVFADQTGTTMATIGATFEGGETNLESSRRHTTIELMVPAQTTGLIEQLVAAFRTLPISYQLLLGLGIVVVLGALGSVLRRWLGITEDDTDDASSTSASGATDSTDDPREGLRALLRAAREELSAGDADGAVGFAYTAVRRVLGRDPELGGARTHWEFLDACIDRGLGDRQLGALRRLTERYERATFSQRSVSTDTASSALDDAQTMTDPDEQASAENPDSDVDSRSE; from the coding sequence GTGACCGCCGAGAAACGGACGAGAACGCGATCGCTGACGCCCCTCGGCTGCGGTCTCGTGATCGCCATCGTCGTTCTCTCGGCCATCGCTTTGCCGGTCGGGACGGCGCTCGGACACACCGACGACGTCGGGATCCGCCAGGTCGCGAACAACTCCAGCGTCCAGCAGGAGGACCCGCAAGCGGTCGACGACGACGGCAACGTCTCCGAGCTCCAGGGCGCGCTCTCCGATCGGCTCGGCGAGACGCTCATCGACTGTTCGGAGGGGCTTGAGGTCGGCAACTACGACGCCTGCAACCGATCGAAGGAGTACCCCGACTGGCTCGGCAAATACGTCAACGTCACCCGGAGCTCGGATTCGGAGACCAACAACACCGACGAATTCCAGGAAGCCAGGGACAATCAGACATCGTACACAAATGACGTCCAGCGCTTTCGCAAGACCGTCGACCAGTACCGCACTGCACGCGAAAGCGGCCGGACCGAGCGTGCCCGCCGGCTCGCCCGTCGTGCTCAACGGCTCTCCCAACAGATCAACGAAACCGGCGCTCGACTGACCGACGACTACCGCGCGATCGACAACGGTACGACACAGAACTTCTCGGCGGCGATCGCGACAACCAACGAGACCACCGAAAACGTCTCCGCGGTCGCCGACACGCTCAGCGTCGAGCAGTTCGTGAACACGACGGTCACGGCCTCGACGGCTGACAACCGGATCACGTTCAACGACTCACTCGTCGTGAGCGGCTATCTCAGAACGGCCAACGGCACGCCGCTTGCCAATCGTACCGTCGTATTGGAGGCCGACAACCGACTCCGACGGACTACCACTGACAAGGCCGGCCAGTACGTCATCACCTACCGTCCGGCGTTGCTCCCGCTCGATACGCGCCGGCTGACGGTGCGCTATCGACCGTCGACCCTGTCGATCTATCGGAGCAACCGGACAACCGTCCCCATCGATGTTCGCCAGGTGACGCCGACGCTCCAGGCGGAGACGACCCCCAAGACCGTTGGTTTCGACGAGCTGCTGTCGGTCACCGGTCGCGTCGCCGTCAACGACAGCGGCGTCGGCTCCGTACCGGTCGCCGTCTCGATCGACGGCCAGGAGTTCACCCTCGCCGACGGCAGCCGCGTCCGGACGGGCTCCGAGGGCCGTTTCAAAATGGCTCACGAGCTCCCGGCCGACGTTGCCCCCGGCCGGCAACGCGTTCGTGTCTCCATGCCCCTCGAGAACCGGTCGGTCGCCAGAACGAACACGTCGATCCCGGTGACGATCACGCGGACACCGACGCAGCTGTCGCTCAACGCCACTCAGGAGTCGGTCAATGGCTCGGCCGTCGGCGGGCCGATCGTCCACGTCGAGGGCCAACTCAGCGCCAACGGAACGCCCGTCACGAACCAAACGGTAGCGGTCGGGCTGAACAACTCGACGACGTCCGTCACGACCGACGAGAACGGCAGCTACGACGCCAACGTTACGGTGCCCGAAGGCGTCTTCGCCGATCAGACGGGCACGACGATGGCGACGATCGGTGCGACCTTCGAGGGTGGAGAGACGAACCTCGAATCGTCGCGTCGTCACACGACCATCGAGCTGATGGTGCCAGCCCAGACGACCGGCCTCATCGAACAGCTCGTGGCCGCTTTCAGGACGCTCCCGATCAGCTATCAGCTGTTGCTCGGGCTCGGTATCGTAGTCGTGCTCGGCGCCCTTGGTTCGGTGCTCCGGCGATGGCTCGGCATCACCGAAGACGACACGGACGATGCCTCGTCGACGTCGGCGAGTGGGGCCACAGACAGCACCGACGACCCGCGCGAAGGGCTCAGAGCGCTGCTCAGGGCGGCCCGCGAGGAGCTATCCGCGGGTGATGCCGACGGTGCCGTCGGGTTCGCGTACACGGCCGTTCGACGAGTCCTGGGTCGCGATCCCGAACTCGGGGGCGCACGAACCCACTGGGAGTTCCTCGATGCGTGTATCGATCGTGGGCTCGGCGACCGACAGCTCGGGGCGCTCAGACGACTGACCGAACGCTACGAGCGCGCAACGTTCTCCCAGCGATCGGTCTCGACGGACACGGCCTCCTCGGCGCTTGACGATGCCCAGACGATGACCGATCCGGACGAGCAAGCATCGGCTGAGAACCCGGACTCAGATGTTGATTCGAGATCGGAGTGA
- a CDS encoding orc1/cdc6 family replication initiation protein → MPGPFADITDTIFSNKEVLNESYQPESILKREQEIEEYRYALQDVLFGRDPENVMLYGKAGLGKTAVTTYMMDALNDEVQSRDEADDLHIHNVNCNSKTLFMIIRVLVNKLLPQDASRFPKRGLGTGDAFEELYQQLDRVGGTHLFVFDEIDHLDEVDTLLYELPRARSNGHLSDARVGIIGISNNYTFRKTLSPKVKDTLMENEISFSPYDATELKAILKDRAEQAFVEDGWEQSAVGMASAISAQDMGNARQAIDLLRVGGEVAERAGDSCVIDDHIETARELVQRGRLANRIRDQTDHSQYVLETIARLEKRDDTPARSKEIRETYEQVAESWATTPLTSLKSIQDHLADLHMLGFLQRDKRNQGRSGGQYFEYQLDLDPELVIETREEIEG, encoded by the coding sequence ATGCCAGGACCATTTGCTGATATTACGGATACTATTTTCTCGAACAAGGAAGTCCTGAACGAAAGCTATCAACCAGAATCGATTTTGAAGCGAGAGCAAGAAATCGAGGAGTATCGCTACGCACTGCAGGACGTTCTCTTTGGACGCGATCCCGAGAATGTCATGTTGTATGGAAAGGCTGGGCTCGGAAAGACAGCTGTGACGACGTACATGATGGATGCCCTCAACGATGAGGTGCAGTCACGAGATGAAGCAGATGATCTCCATATCCACAACGTGAACTGCAACAGCAAGACACTCTTTATGATTATCCGCGTGCTTGTGAACAAGCTTCTTCCACAGGATGCAAGTCGGTTTCCAAAGCGGGGGCTCGGAACGGGCGATGCCTTCGAAGAGCTCTATCAACAACTCGATCGTGTCGGTGGAACCCACCTGTTCGTTTTTGATGAGATCGACCACCTTGATGAGGTCGACACGTTGTTGTATGAACTACCACGGGCTCGGTCAAACGGGCATCTGAGCGATGCAAGAGTCGGCATCATTGGAATCAGTAACAACTACACGTTCCGAAAAACCCTCTCCCCAAAGGTGAAAGACACACTAATGGAAAACGAGATCTCGTTCAGTCCTTATGATGCAACAGAACTCAAAGCAATCCTCAAAGACCGTGCAGAGCAAGCGTTTGTCGAAGACGGATGGGAGCAATCCGCGGTTGGAATGGCATCAGCGATTTCGGCACAAGACATGGGGAATGCTCGCCAGGCGATCGATTTGCTTCGTGTCGGGGGAGAGGTTGCCGAACGAGCAGGCGATAGCTGTGTGATTGATGACCATATCGAGACTGCTCGTGAACTCGTCCAACGTGGACGACTCGCCAATCGAATACGAGACCAGACGGATCATTCGCAGTATGTCCTCGAGACGATTGCACGCCTCGAGAAACGTGATGATACTCCGGCGCGTTCCAAAGAGATTCGAGAGACGTATGAACAGGTTGCAGAATCCTGGGCAACGACGCCACTGACATCGCTGAAGAGTATACAGGATCATCTCGCGGATCTCCACATGTTGGGATTTCTGCAACGCGACAAGCGAAATCAAGGACGGAGTGGTGGGCAGTACTTCGAGTATCAACTCGACCTTGATCCAGAACTAGTCATCGAGACGCGCGAGGAGATAGAAGGATAG
- a CDS encoding aldo/keto reductase codes for MPIEDLPRIGLGTYSENDQPQWTDNVRTALDVGYRAIDTAHAYGNEQYVGEGIASSSVDREDVFIATKTVHVDLPSSTDDVKGAIDGCLDRLGVDYVDLLYVHWPSGEYDHEAILPAFDEAYNAGKIRHVGLSNFTPKLLDEARDVLDAPLAAHQVEMHPLRPQEELLADAQRHDHWLVAYSPLAQGRVFEVPAIEAVADKHDATPAQVSIAWLLAKDNVAVIPKASSEEHMRDNLAAGEMTLDEADIARIDAIERREHLIDPGHAPWN; via the coding sequence ATGCCGATCGAAGATCTCCCACGGATCGGACTGGGAACCTACTCCGAGAACGACCAACCACAGTGGACCGACAACGTGCGAACGGCGCTCGATGTCGGCTATCGGGCGATCGATACGGCCCATGCCTACGGCAACGAACAGTACGTCGGCGAGGGGATCGCCTCGTCGTCGGTCGACCGTGAGGACGTCTTCATCGCGACCAAAACCGTCCACGTCGATCTCCCATCGAGTACGGACGACGTGAAGGGGGCGATCGACGGCTGTCTCGACCGGCTCGGCGTCGACTACGTCGATCTACTGTACGTCCACTGGCCGTCGGGAGAGTACGACCACGAGGCGATTTTGCCCGCCTTCGATGAGGCCTACAACGCGGGGAAGATCCGCCATGTCGGCCTGTCGAATTTCACGCCCAAACTGCTCGATGAGGCGCGTGACGTACTCGACGCGCCGCTTGCCGCCCACCAGGTAGAGATGCATCCACTACGGCCCCAGGAGGAGCTGCTCGCGGACGCCCAGCGTCACGACCACTGGCTGGTGGCATACTCACCGCTCGCTCAGGGGAGAGTTTTCGAGGTGCCCGCGATCGAGGCGGTCGCGGACAAACACGACGCGACGCCGGCACAGGTGTCGATTGCGTGGCTCCTCGCCAAGGACAACGTCGCCGTGATCCCGAAAGCGAGCAGCGAAGAGCACATGCGGGACAACCTCGCCGCCGGAGAGATGACGTTGGACGAAGCGGACATCGCACGGATCGACGCCATCGAGCGGCGCGAGCACCTCATCGATCCCGGCCACGCGCCCTGGAACTAG